The following are from one region of the Oncorhynchus nerka isolate Pitt River linkage group LG8, Oner_Uvic_2.0, whole genome shotgun sequence genome:
- the pfn1 gene encoding profilin-1: MAWDGYITNLMAGTPPFVQEAAICGSEVGKESVWASTPGGQLANVTVAEIKAMMSLDRSPLFASGLHLGGNKCTVLRDNLHNDEDNTLDVKMRPTATDPLSYSITIAKTGKTLIIVKGMKDIPGGKINIKASDMKQYLKTNGY, translated from the exons ATGGCGTGGGATGGCTATATAACCAACCTGATGGCGGGAACACCTCCCTTTGTGCAAGAGGCAGCAATCTGTGGTTCTGAAGTGGGGAAGGAGTCGGTCTGGGCCTCAACACCTGGAGGTCAACTGGCTAATGTGACG GTTGCAGAGATCAAGGCGATGATGTCATTGGATCGTTCTCCTCTCTTCGCCAGTGGTCTTCATCTCGGTGGGAACAAGTGTACTGTCCTGAGAGATAATCTCCACAACGACGAGGATAACACTTTAGATGTGAAGATGAGGCCCACTGCTACTGATCCCCTCTCCTACAGCATCACCATCGCCAAGACTGGAAAGa ctctGATCATTGTTAAAGGGATGAAGGACATTCCTGGAGGAAAGATCAACATAAAGGCCTCTGACATGAAGCAATACCTGAAGACGAATGGCTACTAA